The window TCTGTGTTGATGTTGTTCCCGACTCAGATCTCGAGAAAATTAACGAGATTCGTAAAGAGATAACGCTTTGCATGTCTGAGAGGTGGACTAAAACCAACTCTGAAATCGTCCCGTTTTTCTCGACTTTAGTTTCAACTGGGACTAACCACCAATGGGAGAAAAACCTTCTAACGACTTATCCGTACCCACAAATTGAGAACTTTGTATTATCTAATGccacagtttccgagaaaaaattaactaggAATAATTATCGGGAACGAATGCACGAATTGCTCTACGTTGAAGAAATAGCACGGACGAATTTAATTTCTCAGTATAATTTAACAACACGGCTTCAAATAGCGCATAGTTATCTCTTGTCGCCGAATAGCATGGCCGCTAGTACGGCTAAATATTCGGGAAACGGTGAATTATTCGCGTCTGTTTGTTTAGGTAAAGAGTTGTCGGAGGATACGGCTGAGGGTCGCTTGATCCTCATGTACTGCAACTCGGTTTATTTGCTTCCAAACCCTTTGGAAAATCGATCGGTGCGCAAGGTCTACGAAGCCATAATTGAAGATAAAGGCAAAGACATGATTTATTTAAGACTCTCTGCCGATACTGTTAAAGAACTAAATCTGACGACTGATACAGACTTGGAAGTGCAAATCCAATTCCAACTGAACCGTGTTCCCTACTGCGAGTGGCACTACACGATCGATAAAATCCGAAATTATAAGTTAATTTTTCCTGAGATTTATGTTGAGCCAAATATTCCGTGGTCGCCGTCAAGGCAGTGGTCTTCGTCTCTAGATAGCCGTTTGAATTTGAAGCAAAAGGAGGCTGTGGTTGCGATTACAACGCCGATTCATGTTAAAATCCCCCCGATTTTGGTGATTGGGCCTTTCGGGACTGGGAAAACGTTCACTTTGGCTCAAGCGGTTAAAGAGTTGATTAAAGATGAGAGTAATAAGATTTTGTTGTGTACGCATTCGAACAGCGCCGCTGATTTGTACATCAAGGATTATTTGGACGTTTGGGTCGAAAGTGGGATCGAAAATGCGAGGCCGATGAGGATTTATTACCAGAAGAGATGGGTGGCGACTGTCAGTCCGGTGGTTCAAAAGGTTtgttttattaacttatttcATTTCAATCTTCAAGATTTCAATGCGGAAATCCACCTCtagataaacaaaaatgaaaaatcatGACTTTAAACCTGAATTATCTAAATTTTGCGTATATTATAACGTGTTTTAATTACGTACGGTTTTTTAATTGGTTTtctgtttgaaatttaaaactttactgCTTATCTCGAAAATGTGGAACAGAATTTAACTCCAGGCAAAACATATCATTTTACTTACGACGTAGTTCTTAAAAAAGAAATCATAGAGAAAAGGACAccgatagaaaaaaattcaattcaagTTTTAGATTTTGtgtggaaaaattaatatgaaTCACCTGCTTATGAcctttttttgaataaaaaagtgGCAACAATTATACAAGAAAACATCCAGGACAAATCTTTTTTAGAGCTTTTTGTAATTTCCTCTAAATAtccttaataaaaattaaaactgaatcGAAAACCCTTCAAATACCAGACTACTAAGTGGGCCCTTTGAGGACACAGCACTTTTTATGGtaaaacaccccgattttcaagggtcaacagaaaagcagaaaaaatcgtGGAAACACCCCCGATTTTAagacatattttaaaattaacgaCTTTAAGAGAAAAACGGTAAGAAAATTcaccgtttaaaaaaaacacttaaaattcGCGAAAATctctttttattaatttttatcatattATGTGTTAAATACCCGAGTCTGTTGAGGGATTTGTGGAGGGCGGGCTGCTAGACGAGGCACTTGCACTTCCCTCGGAACTTTCATTTTCAGgtctgaaaaaacaaaacaaccaATATAAAGTAAACAATTATCTACCGTTTTTTAACTTACAGATTTAGTTGTCCTACAAACTCCCTTTTCTGGTCGTCTGTATCAAACATTAGGTGTATTGTTAAAGCAGGGTGtaacaaaattgttacaatGTTGGGAAATATCGCATTGAGCCGCTGTGGGGGTATTCTGTACCCCACAAGCCCCGCTGCAAATAACGGGAACGGTGTAATCGAAATGATACCGTTCCCTGCTTCCACTGTGGTCCTTATAGGGGCGGAATTAATAGACAAACTGCAATTACCCACAAACACCATGGTGCTCTTCTGTCTACTAATTTGCAACTGCCTAAATTCCTCAACGAGATGTGTTTTTATTCCATACGTTTTATCTTCCATTTTTGTTATATAGGAAAAAATTTTAGCGATTTAAATATCAGTGTCAGCCACAGAACACTATCAGCTGCTGTTGACTCAAACGGCCCAAGCCAAGCACAAACGCATGCGTGCAATTTGGGGGAAACAATAAAACAGGAACAATAAAATAGTTCCTCACTTCCTcagcattatttttttgtgtttaaggCTTCAGGGTACCGAAGCGATTATTGAGAATTGGTGTACTACAAGTTgcatactttttttagacCGTTTTCAGTGACAGCTGTCAATCATCGGATAGGCATCGACCTTCGCCTCGGGGTGTCTTGTCCTTtctcataaaatgcaaataatgtaaacaaactgAATTCCACTATCGCCCACGATAGTTTCTCTTATTTCAGAGATGCAAGCAACATACagtgaaaaatacgttttttattttgttaaaaaaatttgatactaaagaataataaaatactagcatagttttgtaaaaaataatacaccatTTATTCATtgggttttatgttttaattaaccgaattctgttcgctatattatgtgtcatgtgcatttctaattggatcacttgcattttttttatccgTATTAGTcttataacaataactttttggaCCTGCTGATATCCATCCAGTCTATTATCCATACGCCTTTACCTAATTCGTCTGTCCAATCTCCCAATAGACACCCtgttttaaagtgttttttccaTCTTCTATATATACAATATTATCAGTGTCATAATATGCTACGCTTTTTCCTAATTTATCTAACATTTCGTACAATCTTAGTCTAGCATTTGCAGTTGTAAAAGCAGCTATAAATATATTGGTATTGAAATCATTTTCTATATAGCAATCTTTTAACTTATAATCAATTTGTaacatattttcatttatatcGTTTATACGTATATTATCAAGTTTCTcgtctaataaaatttcataaaatcttTTAACATCCGTAACATATTCTGTTGCGCCCATATTTTGTCtttggccaaatttaccccataaggaatttaagcatattttcgCAATAGCCCTCTTTCCAggattattttctattttacccAATTCAATACCTAGATTTTCTTTTACGGCTTTTCTATATTCTTCTTCTGATTCAAAATCATCCTACCAAGGACTTgattctaatttaattttcataaacgCTTTTACATAtcctttaaataaatatgatgattttttggaaaaatgctaGACCTCAtcaatagttattattttgtacCCCTTTTCAACTGCTTTTTTTACTTCGTTGGTACACCAGGTTCCTCTGATAATTCTTTGAGATTCTGTATGAGAACATTTatctttttgattatttaatttggcACACAATTGACATAATGGAAATGCACCAAAGTAAAACCTTTTGCTAGTCCATATCATCGACCTGAGACTAATGGTCCATACGGTTTTTATGCGTATAGATGGGAATCCTTATcaatttaaagaatttataAACATGGAGATGTTTTTACTCTTGTGATGGgatcataaataattaattttctataatcctaattatataataaataccgtttttctcttaaagtcgttaattttaaaatatatctTAAAATCGGGGatgttttcacgattttttctgcttttctgtTGACCCTTGAAAATCTGGGTGTTTTACCTTCAAATTTTAGACTTTTTGATCTACCTTTTAGAATTTTGAtctaccttgaaaatcggggtgttttaCCTTAAAAAGTGCTGTGTCTTCAAGGGGTCCACTTAATAGTTACTAGGAAGAAATCTGAGATTTTTTTGgatagtttaatttaatcgtaattgaaaaattaattacgaaaatacttgaaacatccgttttgaatttttatcgcTTTAAAGCCTTTGCACATTTGCGTAACgcacattattattttcagtACTGCAGTATTAAAACGACCGGTAATTCCCGCGAATTCCAACTTCCAACCCTCGAAGAGttggaaaaacacaaaatcgtTGTAGTAACACTTTCAACATCCGTCTACTTATCAGCGATGGGATTATCACCCGGCAGCTTCACGCACATTTTATTAGACGAAGCGGCTCAAGCGCTCGAATGCGAAACGATAACCCCTCTGGCATTAGCAACAGAAAATACGAGAATAGTCCTAGCCGGCGATCACATGCAATTAGGACCTGACATCTTCTCGAATTTCGCAAAAGAACGCAATTTGCATATTTCGCTCCTCGAGCGATTATACGACCACTATCCGGGCCAATTTCCTTGCAAAATACTCCTATGCGAAAACTACAGGGCCCACGAAGTCATAATCCAGTTCACTTCCGAATCGTTCTACGACCAAAAACTGGTCTCGAGCAGCAAACAACCGAAACATTTCCGGTTTTATCCTCTTACGTTTTTCACGACATTGGGCGAGGACGTGCAAGATAAAAACTCGACGGCGTTTTACAATAATTCCGAAGTTTATGAAGTAGTGGAGAGAGTGGCAGAGCTCAAGCGAAATTGGCCCCCAGAATGGGGCGAAATCAACGAGCAATCGCTCGGTGTCGTCACTCCGTATTCGGATCAAGTGTTCAGGATACGTTCAGAGTTACGGAAACGTAGAATCGATGTTTGTGTGGAACGAGTTTTGAACGTTCAAGGGAAGCAGTTTAGGGCCATTATCCTATCAACGGTGCGGACGAGACGCACTTGCACCAACAATAAAGGGGACAGTGAAGTGGATTATGGATTTTTATCAAACTCCAAACTGCTAAACACTGCGATTACGAGAGCGCAGAGTTTGGTGGCAGTTGTGGGCGACCCGATTGCCTTATGCTCCCTAGGGAGGTGTAGCAAAGTCTGGGAGCGTTTCTTGCAGATTTGTCACGACAACGAAAGTCTTTACGGCATCACGTGGACACAACTTAAATTTCAATTGGACGGAATCGAATTGAAAAAAGTCTACACTTTGAATCCGCTAGCTCCCGAGTTTATTCCCCGGATATACAAAGAAATGATGCAAGAAAACCCAACTTTTAACTTACCTCACCCCAAAATAGTGCCCCCTTTTCCCAACGTCCCGAACAACATAAGGGTGGTGCCGGTGGTGTACCAACAGAGACCCCCAATGACTCTTCCTTACGTCCTTAATTTGCCAACGACTGTGGCAAATGGGTACCGACCATTACGACTCGTTAACCCCCATGAACTCGTGCCCACACCGAGACTCAACGTACCAACGCCTCCGGTACCAAAAAATGCAGCCTCCAGCACAAAACTGATCCAATTTATGAATAATGTCCACTTCCCCGAAGCCCAAATGTTGAATGATTGTATCAGTTTGCTGCCGCAGCACATGTCCCTCACTGATATGATTCTGCAGCCCCCTAGTGTGCAAGAGCGGTGGTACAACTACTTGAGGGTCTCTGCGGGTCTAGAGGCTGCAGAAAAATTCAAGTATTTGCTTCATACCATCAATCAGAAGGGGACAAGGATAGCTGATAATAATGTATTAGGGAGAACAACCCCGCACTCATCGTCAGATTCGCCCACGTTTAACTGGTACGACAGCCCTTCCAATcagattaattttaataaaccgaTTTATATGAAAGAAGTTGAGACTAGTAATTGGCCAGATTGTAACAAGTCGAATCCGTTGTATAAACGACAGAGTCAACAAAACCGTGCTAAAGACTCGACAAGTCAAAATGGGGTTAACAAAATGAAAGAAAGCGACGTTCAGAGGCACGTTAACGAGGATTTTGCCAATATGAGTATTACTAGCACCAGTAACGATGACTGGTATGAGGCGTTTAAGGCATTTAATGGTGAACAAAGCCGTACTAGCAGACCTGTGAATAATTCAACCgggttttacaattatttctaGTAAAATCTTTTGTATATTGTATATATTATGCATATAGCTTATCGCTGTTGTTACGTGTTTGATTGTAGATACAGTTAAGAGAGCTTTTTTTTACGATATTTATAAGgattctataaaaaaattaaagtattagTTCTAcacgtgttttatttatttcgtacAAGGTAACTACAGAtctgtacatttttattcataaaaataagaattttatcACAGCAACCATTCATAATACTAACATGTAACAAACAAGCAGAATAATCCATCCAGAAAATTCTTGGAAAAGGACAAATGAACCGTTTAAATGCTAACTCACTCTgactttttgagaaaaactattttgaaaaattgtaatgaCGTCTGAAGAACGATTTTCTTTAAGCGAATGCAATAGGACGTTTTATCCACAATTATCACATTAACACAATGGAATTAATcgatgttaaattttaataattttacaaagtGTGGGTTTTGCATTTAGACGACTTAGATGGACAACCTGAACCATAACGaaaattagtttataattATGACAAAAACATCGTGAATGGATTATACTTACCCACATACAGCCAGAACTGTATCAGATTAATGTATTTGAccatacattgaaaactgaatgcTTAATTCTAGTTTTACATTACCATTGAGCTGTTTTGTGGAATATTCTTGCTTAATATGTACGTTCCATATAACATAATTCTAAAAATGTGGCAAACAAACCTTCCCTGCAAACAGCTCTGAAATAACTGTGATCCAAAGAGCcagaacaaataaaatataagaaatGCCGACTTGGTGGCTGTTTGGTAGTTGGTAAGGTTGGCCCCCAATTTCGTCAACGTGGAATCCCATTGGGAATATAACAGCAGCCAAACAAAACAAGACCACTAAAATACACGTTTCAATGCTATATTTTGACCTTGAGGATATTTTTCTTACTTGCTGTAAAACCAACCCATCTGGCATATGGAATCACATTACGGTCCCACTGCGAGGAGGCTAGCAGAATAATAGTGGTGGTGATACAAATGCAACCCACAAAAATACAGACAAGGGCCAGTAACCACTCGGGTTGAAGATCAGGCGTAAAGCAAACTTGTGGCCTGTTGTACAGTGTCATACAAGTCCACATTAGGCCCAAACGGGTGTCTCCTAAAGTAGATAAGGTGTGTGAACTCGTAataagctattttttgtgcaatttACCGCCAACATCGGTGATGATCCAATCTGGCATCGCCAAACTCACAATCGCGAAAATATCGGCTGCCATAAACAACGTTCCAGAGATTAGAGTCAACTTATCCATTTCTGGCACTTGATAGCCcccaattaattacaaaacaattaaacaaatgatGGGAGTCgcactttattattattttggtcACCTGATCGCAGCATCACCACCACTCCAAGACCAAAATCCCTGTAAAATGTCAATAGACCTAACCTGTCATCACCTGTCAGTTGCCATATTTTCAAAAGAAAATGCAAAACAGAAACAtcattttgttggttttcatCGTAATAGTCCTGTGCTTCAAAGTAAATCAGTGCACGCACCTGACAGGGGCGTTTAAGAGCAAcgagtttttcaaatttttggttaaattcAGCTTTCAAAAAACGGACAGACACCAAGCAGATGCGACGCATGGATACATTTTCGGGAACATTACGTCCGACCAAAACTTCCCGGTCCCTGTCACGTTTGCAGTATTACAGAGGTCGTATTTCTTAGAGTATTACCAGAACAGGGTTTTGTACAACAAGGAGGAGGCGTGCAAACGCATGTTTAGCAAGATAACGACACATGCCTACGAGCTACAGTGCAACTCCAAGGGACAGGACTACTTGCGGAGGATCCCTTGCCCGAAGGGAAAACTCTGCATTGACGAGGTTAAAGATTGGCTTGTGGTGAAAGGCCACCAGTTTACTTACGTGATCGAGGATTTTAACCAACCTTCGTAATTGATTCTCTTGGAATTATCAACTGTTTAACTGTAGGTTTAATTGTAGGTCTTGGTATGTTTCCATGGTGGCCTGTTATCTCAACATGACCACGTGTGAGTGGCACCATTACGAGCCATCAAAGCAATACACCATACATTACGACCTGTGGCTAGTGAATGGAAACCCAAACGTCTCATCTTACAATACTTTAACTTACCAGTTTTCGTTCGACCGCCAGAATACGCTAGAACTCTACCTTCTTTTCTGGTTGTGTTACATGGTTTTAGTTCCTTTGCAATGTCACGCTGTTAAAACGCAAAAACACCCAGTTACCAAACTTTTCACTGCCAGTTTGCTCTTAGATTTCATAGCTCTGTGTTTAATTCTCATCCACACCTTGAAATTTGCGCTTGATGGAGAAGGGTACCCGAAACTGGCCATGGCTGGGGACATTTTCGACATTCTTTCAAGGGTTGGTAACAAATGAGTTTCAATCAAAGTGGCCTGTGGCCGAGTTATAGGCCACTTTGATCAGAAATGTTAATATGGCACTTTTTATCAAcgtttttgaacattttagaCTTCGTTTATGCTTCTTTTGTTGCTACTTGCCAAAGGGTGGGCGGTCACGCGCCTAGAATTGTCATGGAAGCCCCTGGTTTTTGCAATTTGGTTGTGTTATGGTATAGTACACATACTTCTCTATGTATGGAATTTGGTAAGACAGttattgtgtttaaaattcatAATCGCAACTGATTTGTTTTATAAAGACTGAAGTAGACATAATAGAAGACATTGACGAATACCAAACATGGCCAGGTTGGCTCATAATAGTATTTAGGTCCTTAATAATGGTTTGGTTTCTGTACGAATTGCGCACAACGATGTTGTATGAACACAACACGCaaaagttgaattttttgctaCACTTTGGAGCGTCTAGTCTTGTCTGGTTCATATATTTGCCAATCTTAGCTTTAATAGCACTCCATGTGTCAGCTCTGTGGCGATTTAAGCTCCTATTGGGtacgtttttttccaattaattTCTGGTCAAAGTGACCAATGACTTGAAGTTTAACAGGTAGTGTTGCCAACTCAATTTCAAAATCGTAGGCCACTCTGACCAGAAATTAAGCGTTAGGTCATAATTTTGAGGGGGAAATGTTTGCAGGGATCACTTATTCAGCCGACTGCTTTGCGTATTGCGTTATGGCGCATTTGTTGTGGCCTACGCGCTCTGAGCAGTACTTTTTGCTGAAAGGCCCTTCGTCGGCGGATATCGACGAGCTGGACGAGTTTAACGAAGCGCCGCACATTGTGAACAATTCCTACTCATCGCTAAGTACAATGAGTTCGATAGAGATTTGCCGGTTTGACGAAGCACCTAAAAATAAAGCCGTCAGTGCGTAAAACTtgtgatttaatttaaaatgttagcaCGACTAACTTGGAAATGATTGTCAATTTGTCTGTACATagaattgttgaaaattttgacgTGCAGTTACGTATGTGTGCAAATATTGATTTATATTTACATGTTGTTGAGCGTTTACAAATGTTTTAAGGATCTTATGATGAATATGATGATTGCCAAAGACTGTTGcgttaaatatttacaaaaatttatcatCTCATGTAACACCTGTACATAGTCAAAGTTAATGTGTTTTTACATTGtggatattattttattgctcAATCTTTCGTTTTGTGATGTTAATTAAGGAGTAGGAGTTATGTGTATGTTTGTCTGTACACAGTTGTGCAAATATTTACATCCTTTTTTCCCTGTTCACGATTTTTTGGAATTGCGCTTAGAGTTGTGTGCAGCACATAATTTTCACTCACCGCGGTTGTAACTAGCAATTTCTAGTGCCAAGTGTTTTTACAGATTGGATATTTACGTTTTAAATTACCTATTAGTATGTAGGTCtttgtattatattttttgtactgCCCTGTGAAACAAGTTATTTTAGTGTGTGATACTTGCAATTTCCTTTTACTTAGATTGTCAATTTGAAACATCGATCAATTTAGTGTAAAGTATTCTTATAACACAATAAATGATTACAATAACTGAAgcatttttggataaaaatgtgtgcagaaaaacaattatttattagtctCATAATACATATTCCcgtaacattattaataataaaatttgtattaactATGTGACTAATCCTTGTTTTCTCTTGTGTTCATACTCTGACATACATTTTCTAAAATCAGAAACTTGCCGCTGGCATTTCCTCCAATCTTGCGTTTCTGCTATGCATTCCTAGATAATTTAATCTAAGAATAATTGGAAACGAATTAATTAGCAATTTAAACCTGGACTTTGTAATGATGATTAATACATCCGGTTTTCTTTAACATTTCCTCAACAGGATCAGTGATTTCTTGTTTGCCATGTGCAAGACTCATGGTGGAGAAGTTTGCctgaattttagcaaaaagtggAAATATTTAGTGGCAAATTACCCACTAGTTCGTAATTCACTTATTTATTTGGGTTATTATGTctacaaacattaaaaaatatatcttttTAAAGGTTAAAGTATAAAAACCACAGAATAAACACTGTTGCAGGTTATGTAATACATTCAAACAGAAGGCGGGAAGGTCAAGCAGATTCAACATCTGTGAAATctccaaa of the Tribolium castaneum strain GA2 chromosome 1, icTriCast1.1, whole genome shotgun sequence genome contains:
- the Helz gene encoding probable helicase with zinc finger domain, with the protein product MEVQAANHVKNREWAQALEIYNKLLQKQENGEEQLVSYCLDRSECLYHLGHHERVITDCKHILKSFSGKYNSTNEPRTRIQLIRSLFAINRLAEAEMVIKDWLMMVKQLNEIGDERISLENALERFFTLNSKESLEPWLSNLHKSFAKSQSLKKVEKSPAIFCIYCNLSFKDRAELTAHCLTQEHETMIMSDEGHDWYWRAPPRGFKSDAYTLCENWRELGTCRFGLQCVEAHGEGELYEWKERFQYREMKMLRAKEKQLYGKSYTENLLEKWVQTPNSNSVMSEKIDTVEDACSCPLSATVSSKNSNYSWKFTMKTNKPLKAVALLQDTHRNHFNLSQIVVGNVEQDIKNNQEFLPNEQGAVTEYHIVVAFQTTIFGTFRQSVVFDFGSEPVLVKHLCVDVVPDSDLEKINEIRKEITLCMSERWTKTNSEIVPFFSTLVSTGTNHQWEKNLLTTYPYPQIENFVLSNATVSEKKLTRNNYRERMHELLYVEEIARTNLISQYNLTTRLQIAHSYLLSPNSMAASTAKYSGNGELFASVCLGKELSEDTAEGRLILMYCNSVYLLPNPLENRSVRKVYEAIIEDKGKDMIYLRLSADTVKELNLTTDTDLEVQIQFQLNRVPYCEWHYTIDKIRNYKLIFPEIYVEPNIPWSPSRQWSSSLDSRLNLKQKEAVVAITTPIHVKIPPILVIGPFGTGKTFTLAQAVKELIKDESNKILLCTHSNSAADLYIKDYLDVWVESGIENARPMRIYYQKRWVATVSPVVQKYCSIKTTGNSREFQLPTLEELEKHKIVVVTLSTSVYLSAMGLSPGSFTHILLDEAAQALECETITPLALATENTRIVLAGDHMQLGPDIFSNFAKERNLHISLLERLYDHYPGQFPCKILLCENYRAHEVIIQFTSESFYDQKLVSSSKQPKHFRFYPLTFFTTLGEDVQDKNSTAFYNNSEVYEVVERVAELKRNWPPEWGEINEQSLGVVTPYSDQVFRIRSELRKRRIDVCVERVLNVQGKQFRAIILSTVRTRRTCTNNKGDSEVDYGFLSNSKLLNTAITRAQSLVAVVGDPIALCSLGRCSKVWERFLQICHDNESLYGITWTQLKFQLDGIELKKVYTLNPLAPEFIPRIYKEMMQENPTFNLPHPKIVPPFPNVPNNIRVVPVVYQQRPPMTLPYVLNLPTTVANGYRPLRLVNPHELVPTPRLNVPTPPVPKNAASSTKLIQFMNNVHFPEAQMLNDCISLLPQHMSLTDMILQPPSVQERWYNYLRVSAGLEAAEKFKYLLHTINQKGTRIADNNVLGRTTPHSSSDSPTFNWYDSPSNQINFNKPIYMKEVETSNWPDCNKSNPLYKRQSQQNRAKDSTSQNGVNKMKESDVQRHVNEDFANMSITSTSNDDWYEAFKAFNGEQSRTSRPVNNSTGFYNYF
- the LOC656413 gene encoding uncharacterized protein C16orf52 homolog A, producing the protein MDKLTLISGTLFMAADIFAIVSLAMPDWIITDVGGDTRLGLMWTCMTLYNRPQVCFTPDLQPEWLLALVCIFVGCICITTTIILLASSQWDRNVIPYARWVGFTAMVLFCLAAVIFPMGFHVDEIGGQPYQLPNSHQVGISYILFVLALWITVISELFAGKVCLPHF
- the LOC656332 gene encoding integral membrane protein GPR180 isoform X1, whose translation is MQNRNIILLVFIVIVLCFKVNQCTHLTGAFKSNEFFKFLVKFSFQKTDRHQADATHGYIFGNITSDQNFPVPVTFAVLQRSYFLEYYQNRVLYNKEEACKRMFSKITTHAYELQCNSKGQDYLRRIPCPKGKLCIDEVKDWLVVKGHQFTYVIEDFNQPSSWYVSMVACYLNMTTCEWHHYEPSKQYTIHYDLWLVNGNPNVSSYNTLTYQFSFDRQNTLELYLLFWLCYMVLVPLQCHAVKTQKHPVTKLFTASLLLDFIALCLILIHTLKFALDGEGYPKLAMAGDIFDILSRTSFMLLLLLLAKGWAVTRLELSWKPLVFAIWLCYGIVHILLYVWNLTEVDIIEDIDEYQTWPGWLIIVFRSLIMVWFLYELRTTMLYEHNTQKLNFLLHFGASSLVWFIYLPILALIALHVSALWRFKLLLGITYSADCFAYCVMAHLLWPTRSEQYFLLKGPSSADIDELDEFNEAPHIVNNSYSSLSTMSSIEICRFDEAPKNKAVSA
- the LOC656332 gene encoding integral membrane protein GPR180 isoform X2; its protein translation is MQNRNIILLVFIVIVLCFKVNQCTHLTGAFKSNEFFKFLVKFSFQKTDRHQADATHGYIFGNITSDQNFPVPVTFAVLQRSYFLEYYQNRVLYNKEEACKRMFSKITTHAYELQCNSKGQDYLRRIPCPKGKLCIDEVKDWLVVKGHQFTYVIEDFNQPSSWYVSMVACYLNMTTCEWHHYEPSKQYTIHYDLWLVNGNPNVSSYNTLTYQFSFDRQNTLELYLLFWLCYMVLVPLQCHAVKTQKHPVTKLFTASLLLDFIALCLILIHTLKFALDGEGYPKLAMAGDIFDILSRTSFMLLLLLLAKGWAVTRLELSWKPLVFAIWLCYGIVHILLYVWNLTEVDIIEDIDEYQTWPGWLIIVFRSLIMVWFLYELRTTMLYEHNTQKLNFLLHFGASSLVWFIYLPILALIALHVSALWRFKLLLV
- the LOC103312250 gene encoding cytochrome c oxidase assembly factor 4 homolog, mitochondrial, producing MSLAHGKQEITDPVEEMLKKTGCINHHYKVQECIAETQDWRKCQRQVSDFRKCMSEYEHKRKQGLVT